The Actinomycetota bacterium DNA segment GGAGTTTGTTCGACGGGTGCCCTGTGGACGCGCTGGAGCCGGTCGATCAGGTGCGGCCAGGAGGCCCCCCACAAAAGCCCCCGAAGCCAGAGGTCTCGATACCTGCGCCCCAATCGGCGGACGGGGCCCGCCTTCAGAAGGGCGTGACCCGTGCCGGAGGAGACGGAGGACCAGGCGAAGATCAGGGCAAGGGCTATAGCTACCCAGAGGATGGCGACCGTCCTCACCGTCATCGGATGCGCTCCCACGGCGCTTGTGAATCCTTTCACAATCTTGCCTTACCGCCCCGTGGGACGTCAATCGCCTATTTGGGTGCCTTCGGAGAAAGGGGATCGCCGCCTTAGGTCAGCCCGTCCGCCGTCACGAACGGCTCCGCGGCGTCGAGCTCCGCCGCGGCGACGCGCTCCTCCAATTCACGCGGGCCGAACCAGCTCAGCTCCAGTTGCTTCGCGCGGCGGAAGTACAGCTGCATGTCGATGTCGCGCGTGAACCCGATCCCGCCGTAGACCTGCTGGCCGAGTTTCGTCACCCGGCGATACACGTCGCAGCCGTAGAGCTTCGCCATCGCGGCCAACGTGTGGGCGTCCTTCCCCGCGGCGCGGGCCCACGCGGCTTCGTAGACCAACGCCTTCGCGCCGCCGATCTCGGTGTAGGCCTCGGCCAGCGGATGAGCGATCGCTTGGAACGACCCGATCGGCTTGCCGAACTGAACCCGCTCCTTCGCGTACTCGACCGCCATCTCGTGCGCACGTTCGGAACCGCCGTTCGCTTGTGCGGCAAGCGCGATGAGTCCGTCGATCATCGCTTCCTCGAAGACGGCCCAGCCGGAGCCGGGATCACCGAGCGGCTCGGCTTCGACACCGTCGAACGTCACCTGGAAGTCCGGCCCGGAGCCGAGGGTCTCGGTCTTGCGGAGCGTCACGCCCGTACCATTGGGATCGACCAGGAACAGGCCGACGCCGGCGTCCCTCCGCGCGAGGACGACGAGCCGCATCGCCGCCGACGCGAACGGAACCATGATCTTCTCGCCGGTCAGGCGCCCCTCTGCGGCGCGCATCGCGACGCCTTCCTCGGAGGCGCTTCGCTCGGGCTCATGCCACGCAACGGTCACGATCGCTTCGCCCGACGCGAGACGCGGCAGCCATTCGCGGCGTTGTTCCTCGTTCCCGGCCGCGCGGATCAGCCCGGCGCCGAGCACGCTCGAAACGAAATAGGGGGACGGCAGAAGCGACCGGCCGAGCTCCTCGCAGACGACAACCATTTCGAGGACGGTCTGCCCGACGCCGCCGTACTCTTCCGGGATGCTCAGGCCGAGCAGCTCCATCCGCGCGAGCTCCTGCCATGTCTCCGCCCGGTAGCCGGTCGCGTCCTCCTCGAGGGTCTTCACGATCTCCGGCGTCGCGTGCTTGCCACAGAGGTCGCGCACCGCCTCGCGGAGTGCTTGCTGCTCGTCGGTCCAGGTGAGATCCACATCAGTCCTTTCGCTTCAGAAGCTCGAGCGGGCCCCGCGCGTCGGGCGCCCATGCGTTCCCCGCCCGCTTCCACGGGTTGTCCGCTTCGTCGCGCGGAACCGCGACCCGCGCGATGCACTCGGTCGCGCGCTCCTCCCCCACCACGAGCGAGACGTCGACGTCGGCCCAGGTGCAGCCGGCGTCGTCGGTTGTGACCGAACGAACGACGCCTTCGAACGCGAGCGCGTCGCCGGTGCAGATCGAGCGGCGCATCCGGAACCGCAGCTTCCCGAGCCGGCCCATCGGTCCCGTCCAGTCGGTCAGGTACCGCTCGATCCATCCCGCCTGGTTCGGGGTGTTGAGGAAGATGTCGCGCGTACCGGCGCGGTTCACAGCCCAGTGATGGTCGTGATGCTGCGGCTGCCAATCCCGCGAGGCCGAGGCGCCCATGATCACCATCCGCGCGGTGACCTTCACGTCGAGCCGCGGGAGCGCGTCGCCGGGCTGAGGCGTCACGGCTGTGCCTCCCGCTTGTAGGCGAACATCTCGTAGGTCTCGACCCCGGCGACCTCGCCGTCCTGGTTCGTGTAGGTCACGTCGATGATCCAGGAGCGCCCGGTGCCGAGCCGCGTGGTCTTCGGCTCGGAGATCTCGCGGATCCGCTGCGTCGTCATGATCCGATCGCCCGGGCGCACGGGGACGCCCAGCGTCATCTCGCTGTACGCGACGATCCCCTCCGGGAGGTCGAGAGCCTTCTTGAGCTCGAAGTGCAGCGACAACGGCATGCGCGTCTCGGTCCGGCCCGGCACGAATTGCAGCGGACGCATCCACGCCGACAGCATCGATGGCGGCGCGACGAAGCCACCACTGACGCGCTTGGCGAGGAGCTCGTCCCAATACAGCGGGTTCGCGTTCTCGGTCGCCTCGACCCAGTGCAAGATGTAGCCGCGCTCGCACACGATGTCGCCGGGCGGGTCGGCGAGCTCACGCCCGACCCAAGATTGAACGTCCGCCTCAGCGAGCGCCATCAGGCGATCTCCTCGGGCCCGGCCCGGTACGGCCCGTCGCGGCGCGCGCTCCCCGCCAGCACCGGCCCGACCTGACGGAACGTCCCGTGCTCGGGATGCTCGGCGTCCACGATCGAGCCGCGCGCGGCGTGGTGCGGATCGCGTGCGACTTCGGCGATCGAGAGCACCGGCGCGACGCAGGTGTCTTTGCCCGCAAGCTCGGCGACCCACGCGTCGCGGTCTCGGCTCGCGAACGCCAACCGGAACGCCGCGCGGATCTCATCCTGACGATCGCCGTCGAACTGCGCCTCGATGAACCGCTCGCAACCGAGCGCGCGGCACAGGTTCGCGAAGAACGCCCCCTCGATCGCCCCGACCGCGAGCCAGCGGCCGTCCC contains these protein-coding regions:
- a CDS encoding acyl-CoA dehydrogenase family protein, yielding MDLTWTDEQQALREAVRDLCGKHATPEIVKTLEEDATGYRAETWQELARMELLGLSIPEEYGGVGQTVLEMVVVCEELGRSLLPSPYFVSSVLGAGLIRAAGNEEQRREWLPRLASGEAIVTVAWHEPERSASEEGVAMRAAEGRLTGEKIMVPFASAAMRLVVLARRDAGVGLFLVDPNGTGVTLRKTETLGSGPDFQVTFDGVEAEPLGDPGSGWAVFEEAMIDGLIALAAQANGGSERAHEMAVEYAKERVQFGKPIGSFQAIAHPLAEAYTEIGGAKALVYEAAWARAAGKDAHTLAAMAKLYGCDVYRRVTKLGQQVYGGIGFTRDIDMQLYFRRAKQLELSWFGPRELEERVAAAELDAAEPFVTADGLT
- a CDS encoding MaoC family dehydratase N-terminal domain-containing protein, producing the protein MALAEADVQSWVGRELADPPGDIVCERGYILHWVEATENANPLYWDELLAKRVSGGFVAPPSMLSAWMRPLQFVPGRTETRMPLSLHFELKKALDLPEGIVAYSEMTLGVPVRPGDRIMTTQRIREISEPKTTRLGTGRSWIIDVTYTNQDGEVAGVETYEMFAYKREAQP